From the genome of Pleuronectes platessa chromosome 12, fPlePla1.1, whole genome shotgun sequence:
TAAACACAACGCACAGGCACTTTCAGACGCCCCGAGTGTGACGTGGCACGCGGCATGTCCGGGACACTCAGATTTAGGGCCGGCCTCTGGTTAAGTTGTTTTCCTGGAAGAGTTTGGGATGACATGGAGCTTTGAGGAATGTACTGAGGAGCAAGGCAGCAACCGGGACATTCTCagggggaaatgtgtgtgtgtgagtctgtgtgtgtatagcaTAAAGGATAAACTTACTTCAGGACCAGCTGCTCACCGAGGATTGCTCCAAAAGTTGGTCACAAACTTATATACTACGAACGAGCAGTTATTATGAAGTTTGTGTCTTTAAAAGCTATACACATCAGAAATGTGGATTAAGTTAATGTTATGTTTTAACTACAGGGCGAGTATGTCTGTTTCTCATAAGGTCATGTTTGGCTGCTTCCCGGCTCTGGCTTGTTGTCTTCCGGTGGACTTAATAAGGAATCCAGTCAACTTACCTAACGCTACAACAATATTCCATTCCATGTGATAAATGCCCGACACCTCCCGAGTTTCCAGGGGCCGGCTTTGGCTCTTTATGAGCCTGTCATCGTTTGTTTAACTGTTCACCGTCACGTCATCAGAGCTACAGATCACACACTAGATCAATTTAATCACGTAAAGAAAACATGCAGCAACGCAACACGTGCACAGAGAGTCCACATGTGCAGTCGCGTGTAGCCTGCAACACAAAGGAACTTTCTGGTTTAGAGTTTTGAGGCAAAGTGCATAAATGAAAGAAGGGGAAAACTTATGTTTCTAATTAAATCTGTGGCTAATGTACTTGTATGATTATTTATCATGTTGACTCTCTGTTATTGTTTGAGTCCACTGGGGCGGTTGCATCAGTTGTGTCTCCATGCAAACTGTTTTGCAGATAAGTAAGTGAGCTGCAAGTTCAGGTCAATTTCAGTTTAGTCTACAAACAAATGGGCGCCATGGGAGTTTGCACAGCGACAGCTTGTGGTCGGGGCACGCTACTACCTCTGCATGCACACACCACGACTCAATGATGGTTGACCTGCTTTCATGTCTTTGACCTCCTCAACCTTCATGTCCAATGTTAACTTCCAGTCAGCCTGGACGATCATAAAAGTGTCAacccagaattttttttttaaatgggggatttattttgtttgtataaGGTGGTGACACTAATTGGAAGTCCTAAATTGACTCGCGTTAATTGGATTAATTGATTGGTTCCAGATAAGGCACGTGACACCCTAAAGTTTCCTGATCACGCTCCCGACTAATGCAACACATGGAGGTTGGTAGAAGTTGTAGTGTTGTTTAAATGTTGTCTTAagtgtgaaacacaaacaaaggaagGTCAGAGGACATATATAAAAGGTGGGCAGGAAGTTTAAAAACGTATTAAAAAGTCAGAGTATTCCAATAAACGAGcacatgtgcgtgtgttttctttacctAATAACATGACCTCCAACTTCTTACGGTCCACCCGGAACCTCTCCTCGGTCCACTCCGGGTCGGGCAGCGGATGGGGTCCGCTCAGGTCCTCCTCGGAGCCGGGGAGAGGGGAGTCGGTGCTGCGCTCGCTGTTGGAGCCCTGGtccgactgctgctgctgcaagtaTCCGCTTAGAGTGTCTGGGCACTGGGCAGCCATTGGTGCtgcgccgctgctgctgctccggaGGCCACtgattcaaagttcagttctcTCTGCAGCCAAAAGCGTCGAGCTTCGgttaaaaagagaaacaaactttGGATTCTTAGTTTTCTCCCTCGTCACTCCGCGGCGCTGTGCGAGCTCATCGCAGCTCGGTCGAGACCCGTTTCCTTTCTCCTCTGCAGTTTTCCTCAAGCCCCTTCGTTTCCCCCCATTGGTCTAAAAATAGGCAGGAGCCACACGGGTCTGGAGGGTTTGAGTCCCTCCCGAAGTGAACGGAGCTCCGCGCGGCTCAGTGCTGCAAACACACCAACCAGCAGCACCTCCTCAGCAAAGTTTCACGTGTCATCCTACtgggaaggaaaaaaacaaaaaaaaaggagggaggaCTCCTCCCAGAACCAGCATCCACTACCTCCCCCCTGGGTTCCTGTGAAAGTCCCAAAACTTTACTCACTGGATCCAATTTGTGCACTGCAAGACTTTTTATGTCTCGTTTATGGGAAACCGATGAGGGGTTATAGCCAATTAGAGCAAACAAAACCACAATTATGATGAGTTCGAAATCCCATTACAAGTCAATGTCATACCACTAGATtataaataaagacaacatgaaCAACTGAGCAGGCCTGATCTGAAGATGCagttatatttctatatatgtCATGGCTGATGCTGGTAACACCCCATGCTTCCCATTTATTGGTAATAGAGGAAACACTACACACCCTGAGAGTGCTGAAAGGAAGTAATACAGGAAGgggaaaccaaaacaatgtggAGCAAGTCTGCGATAAGTTAAACAGACACACCAAAAAAGAGAGAGGCCATAATCCCCCCGAAAAACAAAGATGCTCTTGTAAAGTAAGAAATAACCAAGAGGTGTGTGAGCACAGTGAAGTCTGCAGGTCCTTGTAGACATGTTCTTCTGGGCTTCTTCTCACGCTGTGTCCAGGAAATGACTGATGACAGTTCCCAGTGTTATATGACCTCGTTAAATGAGGTTTTCCATCTGATGAATTTACACGTCTTGTGTCTGTTGGTCCCTCTCCATGTTCGCAATAATATTTTCTCATCCCAGAACATGCCAGGGCCGTGTTGTTGGTGATATTTTGCCACCATCACTGTTAATCTCCATGTTCAAATAAACTAGTCAGGTGTGAGTCTCACTGGAAGCTGCAGCTGGGGCCCTTCTTTACAGAGCAGTAACCATAGAGCTGCAGGACCAGGGCTCCCTCTCAGGCCACGTCTTGCATATTTAAAAAGACCAAACGACTCATCATTATACAATCTGGTATCAAAGATAGAAATAACCTGATAACTGGATATTTTACTCTGAGAGAAACCATCAACAGAACTTAAGCTTTGACATTTGTGACTTAAACCTAAATTTGCTGTTTTTACAGAAGAGTTTTGAAGAAATTCTTAAAGTTCTGAAGTCAGATTTTCGTTATTAGGGCCACATTATCTCTTTACGTGTTGCTCCAGGTCACATTTGAGCACCAGGATATAGTCAACTCTGAGATTGTCCTGATGAAACTGATATAAATGGGTATCGGGCTGTTTGCCAGTGCGTCTAAAAGGTACATTTAAGACGACATGTACAAATCAAGAAAATTCCCTAAGACCCCAATGAGTTAAGACAAGCTCCTCATTGTCTAAACTGTGGAAGTAGAGTTACATTTACTCTCATtactgtcttcttctttttaatctGTAATTTCACTCTGAAGTGTTTTGTACATCAAGTATTTCTCTTTGCTAGATTTAAAGTCTAAATCCTAAACTCACATGAAGTAATGGTTTTCCCTGTGTGAGAAatcctcagctgcagcagagatgaaGCTGCTGTTGACTCTGGAGCATCATGGTCTGTGGATGCTGGAGGGCAGagctccacatacacacaccccaCGTACACCAGAGAGACTAAAGATGCTCTTCAATCAAACAGCTGTATCCTACATCATGCTGGGCACCTCAAAGCAAGAATGTTCCTCACTTGAATTCCAGTCTCTCCGTGTGGAGTTTACATGttcttcctgtgtctgtgtggattttCTCTGGGTAATTCCCCccccggcttcctcccacaggccacagacatgcagattgaGGTGAGGTCAATCAGAGACTCTTGATTGTGTGGATTTgtatctgtctctgcctctcgcccagtgtcagctggCTCCAGATccccctgcgaccctcaaaggTTAACAGTACAgttaatggatgaatggatctTATATCATTATAATTACCATATAATATCTTACCCCTTCTCCAATGCAGTAATTTGTACTCAGTTTATTTAACCGAAAACATCCAACAGTGCAATATTATCATATGAAATGTAACTGAGTACACACTCTTATCTGTTTTACTAGCCTGTGTTTTATTCAATATATTgcttgtgttttaatgtttattcatTAGAATGTATTGTACTTAGTATTGTTTACTGTGCAAGGACCATAGAGACTTtgaatatgaattaaataaCAGATCATTTTACTTCTACTTGAGAAACACGACTTGTCCTTGAGTACAATGTTCACAGCAATGTCCTCAATCCTGTTTTTCTACTGATGGGTTAATATTGTTGAAAAACTGTACAGTCATTGTGCTGCAGCCAGCAGAGGTGAGGATAATGCCTGGCTTGATTTCAATGGACAGCACAGCTCTTTTCATTACCCAAGCAAGACACTGTAATATACACTATCCACATGAATCAATCACCATTAGGTAGATGGGCCTGGATTGGATGTAATGCAAATATGAAAATTCAGTTGTCAAGGACAAAAAGGGCCTTATGTTAAAAGGCTTGGGAAGTAAAACGTAAAGACTCCCCCCTAGTGGTCATATGAATAATAAACACctaatttctttaaattacaATGCGCACATTTTTACGCCACAGACAGAAACTATATTatgatatacatatataaatataataaaaatataatgtcttacaaaaaacaacaaccctcaAAAGGCAATCCAATTTCGATTAATGCTTTTAATGCAAAACAATGCAAAATAAATTCAGTACAGGTTTGtacaatatacagtaaatattttaaaagaaaaatacaatccGGGTATCTCACCactgctaataataataatgccaATTTAAGGggaaaaataaacagtaaaaacagTTGAGTCAAGTAAAATCTGAGTAGAGAAAGTGCTTCAAGCGTATAAAACACCTCAGCTAGAACCAGTGTGGATGAGCATTTCGAACAGTACTGTCATATTACGAGGTGTTCTGGGATGCTTCATTGTTGCAGAGATACGTTCCTTCACATTGCATACTTATGGGTCCATTCCCTGGCTAGTTTGTTGTAcctacaaaagaaaaaaggacatcAGAATGGACCTTGAAAGATAGAGGGAGTGTTTTTAAGTTTTCACCACAAGCTGACATCTTCAGGCAGCTTCCATACTTGCCTTGGTCTGTCCGATTTGTAGGTGTGTGCAATGTCAGGGACTAATGGATCATCTGGATTTGGGTCACATAGCAAAGAGCATATGGATAGTAAAACtggaaaaggacaaaaaaaaaaagaagagttaaCATGACTTTTTAAATGTATGCGCTCAATCTCCACAaaccaatataaatataaaaggaaAAGCTTTGATTTCAAGCACCAATCGTATCAAAATACTGTTGGTGTAGGTCCTTGAAACCTTCAAAAATGTCACAAGAACAAAGTGTTCACAAATCCTGTGTTTCAAGTAGCTGAGCATCATGGCTTTACAGCACAGGGATGGTGCAACCAAACAGGTTCCACTGCCTCACTTATctgttgtgatttaaaaaacattcttTGACACTCTCCCACCTATTCACTCAAATTTggttgaaaaatgtaaaacctttattaaatcaaattgaatcgTACAACCCAGATCACACTACGTGCCTCTGTAATGGTCTCTACTGGTTGTGATACCTTTTGACACTGTCAGCGCAGGTGACCACTGGGACCTCAGGATGTCAAGGCAGATGCTACCATTGCTGTTTATGTTTGGGTGATAGATTTTCGTTGTAAAGGAAATctggggagaaaaaaagaatttaattttaattaaatgacAAACCTGCATCTAACAGACACTTTAAAATTGCCAGTTAcataatgtgtatttttgtgttaaaGAGAAATATGCCTACCTTTGGTGGTTTAAAGGGATAGTCAGTGGGGAaatggacagagaggaagaacacTCCTCCATGATATGGGCTGTCATTCTGAAAAACAAGAGGATTAAAGAAAATTGTTAAATAAAAGGATGGATCCTGAATGAGATAAAATAACCACCTCCAggtagagaggaaacaaaagatgCTTAAATGAAGATATTATGGTATTTGTCCCCTATAATGCTATGGGCTGCAGTGAGGAACCCTGGGATAGAGTGCGCCAGTGTGCGTGTCTGCTCCCCCCACACGCACAACACAAAATACTGTAAagtcaacaaaaaaacactattGTCTAGAGATCCAGAAGCAGcttagctttaaaaaaaaacccacaaataTCCAGAAAACATATCGAGAAAAATCTCACCGGTCCTGTGATGGTGGCTTGCCAGTGGAACACTAGAAGAAACCAAACGGGTAAAGGGAGAGTCAGTGGGAATCTTTATACAATATTAACACACataattaaacatttgtgttgtattttcggTCACGTACTGTCCTCTCCTACAGGCCCAGCTGAGCACGAAGCCGGAGGATCTCTCTGTAAGTCATTCAACTCCTGTGGGGGaaggagacacaaaaaaaaacacacaacttcattGTTTCACAGCCTCCGCAGAACATGTACAAGCCTTTACACTTTAAACTCTTTATTTACGGCGGACTAACGTTGCTGACCGACCTTTAATAACAACCTCTGACACCGAGAAGACATCGAGCACGGCGCAGGAACACAGCTACAactcaaagagaggaaaaaaaaaaccgcACAGCTCGCCTTGCTAGGCCGTCCTTAGCAGGAAGTTAGCTACATCGACTTTAAGCGCTTTAATGTCGTGTCACCGCCAATGGCTCGAATCCCCAAGCTCACCGACGAGGGAAATCCAGGGGCGGCGGAATCGCGATGGAGCCTTTAGAAAAACCGTCCTGGGAAAAGACGCAGGGGGGTTGACGACGACGAGGCACGCTGGGGCTAGCGGAGCGAGGCTACGAGGCGGTCGGGGAGGCTAACGGGCTGGGGCGACGTTTCCGTGTCGCGGCGACCTTTTCAGCGCATCAGATAAACAGCAGCCTCACCTTCTG
Proteins encoded in this window:
- the LOC128453713 gene encoding ubiquitin-conjugating enzyme E2 D4 isoform X2, with product MALKRIQKELNDLQRDPPASCSAGPVGEDMFHWQATITGPNDSPYHGGVFFLSVHFPTDYPFKPPKISFTTKIYHPNINSNGSICLDILRSQWSPALTVSKVLLSICSLLCDPNPDDPLVPDIAHTYKSDRPRYNKLAREWTHKYAM
- the LOC128453713 gene encoding ubiquitin-conjugating enzyme E2 D4 isoform X1, producing MSSRCQRLLLKELNDLQRDPPASCSAGPVGEDMFHWQATITGPNDSPYHGGVFFLSVHFPTDYPFKPPKISFTTKIYHPNINSNGSICLDILRSQWSPALTVSKVLLSICSLLCDPNPDDPLVPDIAHTYKSDRPRYNKLAREWTHKYAM